TGTAGAAGTTGTACCACGCCATTTCCCGCCCCCGTGAGGTTCACGCCACGCGCCCGGACCGGTTCAGCCCCCGATGCTGGGCAGGGTGATGAGCGGGGCCGGGCGCACGCACGGCTTGGCCACCTGCTGCGCGTTCGGGTTGCTCGCCCCGCCCGGGGCCAGGGCCACCAGGATCGACATGACCGCGTTCACGTCCTGGCCGGTCAGGGCCGCGACGCCCTCGCCCTCGCGGTTGTCCTTGACCACGTCCGTGGTGTTCGGGATGAGCACGTTGAGCCCCCCGAACCACTGGTTCTTCATGGCCTCGGCGAAGATCACCACGGAGCGCAACAGCTCGCTCCCCTGGCGCACGTAGTTGGTGAACGCAACGGCCCGCGGGTCGATAATGTCCGCCATAACTCCCCCTGTGTAAGCACCGCGCAGCAAACGCGCGGTGTGTCCTACGCGAACGGTCGAACTCGACAGATCACGTCCTCGCACCAGACCGGACCGGCCGGGTACTGCGCGCACGTGGTCGCCGCGAAGTCGCAGTCCCCGACGTACCGCATCCCGTACCGCCCGAGCTTCTCCGGGTCGTTGGGAAAGACCAGGCACGGCGTCCCGAGGTTCCCGCTCGTCAGCACCGGGTGCTCGGGGCGCCAGATGAGCGGGGCCGTCGGGTGCCCGCTCATGCGGAAGATGTGGGGCCGGTCCGGGTTCATCCGGAGCCGCGCCCGCACGCGCGCGATCGCGCCCGGGGTGTATTCGTCGTCGTCGTCCAGCGCCATCACGTGCGTACCCGACGCCCGGCGCGCGTCGAGCACCCAATTCCGCGCGTGGTGCCCCCACATGCCCCGCGCGCCCGGGTTCTCGAGGTACCGGCCCGGGAGCCCCATCTGTGCGAACAGCTCGGCCGCGACCGGGTGCGGCCCGTCCCCGACCACGAGCACCTCGTCGCCCGGTTCCCACAACTGGCCCCGGAGCGAACGGAGCGTCCGGGCGAGCGTCGGGCGAGCCACGGTCGCGATCACCAGCGAGAGCCGAATGTCACCCATGCTTGTACAGCCCCGCTTTGAAATCCCGCTCCCAGCCCTCGCACGTGAAATCGTCCGGGAGCGCCACCCCGAAGCGCGCCGCGAACGCCCGGTAGTCGTCCACCGTGCTGGAGTGGTGCCACAGGAACGCGCCGGATTGCTCGCGCGCCATCGGCACCAGCTCCCACGGCCAGTACGCCCCGCCCAGGTGCTCGCGGATCAGCTCCGCGATCAGCGTTTCCGCGTCGTACCCGGCCGCCCGCTCGAAGTAGAACGGGCGCGGCTTATAGAACTCCAGTGCGCTCGGCTCGGTCCACTCCTTCACGCGCATGAGCACGATCTCGGAGCGGATCGGCCAGCGCGGGTGATCGCACTTCCGGGCCGCCGTCGCCAAGTCCGCCAGGTCGAGCGCGCGGGCCGCGTCTTGGAGCCAGTGCGGGGCCGTCGGGATGAACCGTTGCGACAGCTTGCACACGTACTCGAGCCCGCGCGCCTTACCCCACGTGGCCCCCTTCCAGAACGCGGCAATGTCGCCCCCGCCGTGCCCGATGCGCTCCGGGTTCGTGCTCAGCTCCACACCCGGGTACCGGCCACAGATGCGCTCCAGGTCCGCGTGTATCCGCGGGTCGTCGTTGGAGATCAGCACCGGGACCGGGCCGCACGTCTCGCGCACGGCCCGGATCTGTACCTCGGCGAGTGCGGCCCACTTGTACACGCCCACCACGATTCCGCACGCGGGATCTCCGGCGCGGGGAATATTCGTTGGAATAATTGCGGCCGCTTTTGCCCGCGGCGCGTCCGGGTGATGGTCGCACGTGGCGCACGTCCACAGCCCGGACTTCTCGTTCCCGCGCGTGCAGCGCCCGTCGTCGTTACCCTCGTGGTCGCAGAAGTACGTGCGCCGCGCCTCGTTCGGCCCGGTGCACGTGCTACACTCGGCCACCAGATCGCCCTGGAACGGGCACGGGGCGCGGAGCACGGGTAGCGCGACCCGTTGGAGCTCGGTGGGGTGCGGGGCCGGGCCGATCATGGGCACGCCCGCGGCCTTCCGGTCCGCGGTGCGCTGCTTGTAGTGGGCTACCCTTCCCATTCGAGTTGCCCCCGCACGTGGAACCATCCGAAATCACCGGCCGCGTTTCTCAGCCGGTTGCGCGTCAGTGTCGCATCGCAGTAATCGACCCCGCCGATCGAGTACACGCCCTGTGCGCTCGGGCCGCCCGGGATCTGAACGAACGTGACGCACGACGAGTAGTTGAGTTCAACCGCTCCCGTGTACCCGCCGAACGATGCCGACGGGTTCTTCCACGTGCCCGAACCGGAATCGTAGTCCAGGTAAACCCACTTGCCGACGTCGGCCAGGTACGCGCCCGAGCTGCCCGTGATGAACTCGATCGCGATCCGGTCCTGAACCTTCATTGAGGTGATGCCGCCGCACGGGGTGATCGTGTGCGTGCCGTTGTCCGGGCACCCGGGCGTTGCCACCTTTCGCAACCGGAACTGAATGCTGACGGGTATCGTGAGTGCGGCCCCGAAGTTGATTTTGACCGTCCCGCCGGTCGGGAGTGAAATGCACCGGTGCCCGCTAACGGCACCCGTGTCTTTGTCGCCACCAAACACGCCCGGGCCGTAGGCGGGCGGATAAAAGTCTTCGGTGCAATTGGTGTACACGACGCCCATATTCGCGCCGTATTCCGGGTTCGAGTCGCAAGCGGCTTCGAGGACATACGGCGGGTCCGTCAATTGCTGAATCAGTGCGAGACCGGCTCCCCCGGCCGGCGCGGAGAAGTTGTACCACACCCCTTCTTCCAGGTCGCTGCGCGTGGTCGAGCAGTCGCCGCCGACGGCGGTCCCGGCACAGTGCGACACGGCGACGTTTTCGGTCTGCCACGGGCCGCTCACGACCTCGATCTCGTCGTCGTTGCACGCTTCATTGAGGTCCATGAACACCGCGGTCGGGGCATCTGTCGTCCCCGCGTCCCGGATGCAGTACCACCCGGCCGGGCACCCGACGCACACTTGAATCTTGTACACGCGGTCGCAGATGTCGTCGGACACGTCGTCATCGGGGAACAGTTCCTCGCGGACGAAGCCGAACGTGATGCACGGACAGCACCCGCACTCCTTCTTCCCGATCAAGGTTGTCCCGGACGGGAGAACCGTGTCGAGGTACATTTCTTCCTTGTCCCAATTGAACCGGATGTGGTACGTCACACCGTTGATCGCGATCGAGTCGAACATCGCGCCGGCCGGCCCGCCGTCGAGCGCGATCGTGAAATAGTCCCCGTTCTTGATCGTGCGGGTCCAGTTCGTCCCGCAGCAATCACCGGAATCACCGCCGCTGCCACTGCCCGCCCCGTCCCCTTTGGCCGCGAACGCGCGCGGGCGCCGCTTGCTGTCGCTCTCGACCTCGCCCGTCAGGAGCGCGCTGTACACGCGCCCCGCGGTCGGCTTCACGGACGCACCGTTGGCCCCCAGGAGCGTGAGCAGGCACTCGGCTCGCTCCGTTACGGCGGCAACGGCATTCGATGCCAGGGGTAGGATCTTGGCCGGGTAGCACTGGGCGCGCACCGCGTCGCCGCCGACCGGGGTCGCGCTCGTGCAACGGACGAGCACCCACGGGGCCGGCGCGGGGCGCGGCGGGCCGGCGCGCAGTGTGGCCACGGCGCCCTGGTTCCCCAGGAGCCGCATGAGCCGGTCGCGCGTCTGTTGCCCGAGCAGATATTCCACGGCGCCCTCAGAACGGCAGGAGGGTGTTGAAGTCCACGATGTTGGTTTGGCGCGGCACCCCGCGCAGGAACACGGGCGGTTTACCCCCGGGCAGCAGCGCCCCGTGGCCGTCCAGGAGCTGCGGTTGCGTGAACGCCTGCCCGCTCTCGTCCTTGAAGGGCTCGCCCTTCAAAAACACGCTCCCGGTGAACGGGTCTTCGGCGTACCAGAACCGCCCGTAAGCCGCGTCGAGGATGCGCTTGTCCCACGTGTCCTTGTTCAGCGCGATGGTGTACGTCGCCTCGACGAACGCGACCCCGTTCTCGTACTTGTTGGCCGTTTCGAGGCTGATGACTTCCGCGCACCGGGGCGGGATGCCGCGCCAGGTGATCGCGTTCACCGCGTTGTACATCGTCACCAGATACTCCAGGCTGATCGACGGCAGGGGTACCGTGACCTGGAGAACGGGCTTACTCACCTCGGTCATCACGGGCGGATCGAACGGGAACCCGCCGCTCGACGCGACCCCCTCATACGCCCGGTCCTCGGGCCGGCCGAGGTAGTCCGCGAGCCCCTTGTAGTACCCCCACGCGGCCGCGGCCCCGACCCACCCCCATTCGGCGGACCCGTCGAGGATGCCCGTCGTGTTGTTCCCGCTCGGGCCGTTCGCCCCGCAGGTGCCCGCCTTCGTACACTTGTAAACCTTCGCGTCCTTGAGCCGGTACGCCCCGAGCGCGACCGCGCTGAACGCGGCCCATGCGGTCGGGGTGTCGGCGATCCCGATCCCGGTTCCGGCCGGGCCGCCGCCCGATCCCGCGCTCACGCACACCCCGGCCCCGGTCATCACGTACACGTTGCCGCCGTTCGAGGCGATCTCGCCGGGCGTGTACACCGTGTTCGCGGCCCACGGTGCCACGGCGGGGGTCAAGATCTCCCCGTTGGCGTCCACCGGGCGCCACTCGTTCACCACCTCGTTCGAGTCCTGGCCCGTGATGCGCCACTGTGCGGGGCGCAAGAGCGGGTTCTCGGGGAACGAGGCCGGATCGCCCGGGGTGAGCGTGCTCCCGTCCACCGGGTTCACCGACTGCGCCATTTCGGGGCGCGAGTCGTAAGAGACGGTCACGTACCACAGGTACGGCGAGTCGTCGCTCTGCTCGGGCTCGAGGGACACGACGACCGCGACCGCGTCGGTCGGGTACGACGCGCCCAGCCCCGGCAGCCCGGGCGCGTTGCCGACCACCTGGACGCCGTCGTGCGGGTCGTCGGTGATGACCTCGTACCGGCTCGTGTACGTGCGGTGCTTGTCCAGGGTGTCCTGGCCCCCGCGCCCGGTGAACAGTAGCTCGCACGACAGTACCGCCATCACGTCCTCCCGATCTTGCTGAGCCGGTCCGCCATCCGCTTCTGCTGGTCGAGGGACTTCTCCGCGACCTTCTTCGTTTCCTTGGCCACGTCGAGGTGCTTCTTCGCCGTGTCCTCGGGTCCGTACAGCGCGCGCATCTGGTTCTTGAGGACGAGCGAGTACGCTTCCTTCGTCCCCTTCTCGAGCGCCTCGCTCAGCTTCCAGGACGAGGGCGTTTCGTCCTCGCCCCCGAGCGCGCCCCCTTCCGGCCCGCCGAAGTCGCCCCCGAGCCGCCCCTGGCGCCCACGGCCCCACGGCATCTGCAAGGCGTTGACCCAGCGGTTGAACTGCTTAACGGTCGCGTCGCCCGTCTTCACCATCTGCTTGCCCCAAGCGCCGATGTCCTTTCCGACGTCCTTGGCCATCTTGTCCCACTGTTCCGCGAACTTCTCGAGGCCCTTGAGTGACTCGTTCATGATCCCGAACTTCGCGGCGACCCCGACCATGCCCTTCACGACGAACAGGTACTGGCTCCCGAGTTTCCCGAGGTACTCGATCACCTTCCCGATGCCGATCGCGAGGAACCCGGCCCCGACCCGGAGCGTGTCCCAGGCGGCCGCGCCCGCGGTCCCGATGGTCCGGAACGCCTTCACGATGAAGGTCTCGGCCTTGGCCCAATCCCCGGTCAGTCCGACCACCCCCTTGCCCCAATCGGACACGGCCGTGACCGCGTCCGCGATCCAGTCCACGATCTTCTCGACCGCCGGCACGACGAGCGAAACGATCCCGTCCCACGCGGCCCCGGCGAGCCACTTGGTCGTTTCCCACGCGCGGTCCAACCAGTCGAAGATCGGCCGCACCCGGGGCTGTATGCGCTCCCACAATCGGGAGGAGAAGGCCGTGATCCCCTCGAGCGTGGTGCGCATCCCGCGCCACACGCGATCGGCCCCCGCGGAGATCAGGTCGAGCACGGGCTGCACGGCCCTCAGCGCGGACGTGCCGAAGTCGGCGAGCATTTCGAGCCCCGGGGCCGCGGCCACCGCGAGCCCGCGCCAGAGCTTGTTCCCGAGCGTCTCGAGGCGCTTGAACGCCCCACTCGCGGCCGTCGCCTTCTCCATTTCCGCGGTCGTCACCGCGAGCGAATCGGCCATCTGGCGCAGCTCGCTCGGGGCCTTCCCCAAGAGCGGCAACAGGTACTTACCGCCGTCCTCGCCGAACGCCTGCATCAACAACCGCGTGCGCTGCAACGGGTCTTGGACCTTGCCGAGCGCGTCGAAGATCTGGAAGAACTGCTCGTCGGCCCGGAGCTTGATGAACTCCTCCGCGTTCAGGCCGAGCCCCTGGAACGCGAGGGAGGCTTGCTCGGTCCCCCGGGCCGCGTCGGTCCCCAACTTCCCCATCGTGACGAGGCTTTCCAGGAACTCGCGCGTGTCCTCGCCGACCGATTTCGCGACCCCCGCCATGCCCGTGAACTGCTCGGACGTGAGCCCGAGGGCCTTCGCCATCGCGCCCTGTTTGCTCGTGTCGGAGAGCGTATCAACGATGCTCCCGAGCAGCTCCTTGGCCTTGCCCGCGGCCGTACCCAGCGCCGAACCGATCGCGCCCCCGATGGCCGCACCGATCGGGCCGCCGATCGCGGTCCCGAGCGTGGCGCCCATCCCCGCGAGCGCGCCGTTACTGGCCCCGTTGAGCCCGGCGATTTGACCCGTGAGCCCCTTGGCCCCGGTCGAGACGAACTTGCCGGACGCATCCCGCATCCGCCCGTTGGCGTCCCGGCTCCACTTGTCCATGTCCTTGCTCGCCTTCGCGAGCCCGGCCGTGAGCCCGTCCGCGTTCGTGGTCAGGATCGCGGACCCGGAAGCGATCGCGTTGTATGCCACGTTACCTCCGGGGGTTGAGAACTTTGGGCGCCGGCCCCGGACCGTCCGGGGCGGGGGGAAGTTGCTTCGGCTTCCGGTCCGGGCGCGGGATGTACCGCACCTTCGCACCGGGCAGGGCCGCCAGTTGCGCGGCGAGCGTCTTCATGCTGACGCGCTGGGGGCCGAAGCGCGGGATCAGGTGTTTCGGTTCGACCTTCGACCCCATCGCCCGCGCCGTCGCGACGCCCGCGAGCACGGTACCGGCCTCGAGCCGGTCCACCGGGAACCCGTGCCGGTCCCGGTACGCCTTCCAGAACGCGAACTCCGCGGCCGACATCGCGAGCACGTCCGCGAGCGACTTGTGCAGGGCGAGGCACAGGGCGCCGACGAACGCTAACTCGGCGTCGTCGGCGACGGCCCCTTTCCCGGCTCACCGGCCCCCTGACCGTCGATCCCGTTGCGCCGGGCGATCTCCTGCGCGAGCGCGTCCACGAGCCCGACGCCGAATTGGTTCAGGTCCGCGGGTTCGAGGATCGGCGAACCGCTTTCGTCGCACACGGCGAACAGAACCAACCGCGCCTGAAGCGCGAGCCCGCTGCCCGGCTCTTGGGCGTGCTCGCGGCCCCACGCGAACAGCTCGGAGCGCTCCCCGAACGAGAGCGGCCGGAGCAGGAGCGTGAGCCCGTCGAACTCGAACGGCACCGGCTTCCCCCGGGCGCCCTTCAACACATCGTCCTTCGTCATGATCGCCCCTGTGTGTGTGGTTCCGGACCGGGGCGGGCTACGCCCCGGCCACGGTGACCATCGTCTCGAACTCGGTGATCTTGTCGGCCTCGAGCG
This region of Gemmata massiliana genomic DNA includes:
- a CDS encoding glycosyltransferase family 2 protein, whose amino-acid sequence is MGDIRLSLVIATVARPTLARTLRSLRGQLWEPGDEVLVVGDGPHPVAAELFAQMGLPGRYLENPGARGMWGHHARNWVLDARRASGTHVMALDDDDEYTPGAIARVRARLRMNPDRPHIFRMSGHPTAPLIWRPEHPVLTSGNLGTPCLVFPNDPEKLGRYGMRYVGDCDFAATTCAQYPAGPVWCEDVICRVRPFA
- a CDS encoding phage tail assembly chaperone family protein, TAC; amino-acid sequence: MTKDDVLKGARGKPVPFEFDGLTLLLRPLSFGERSELFAWGREHAQEPGSGLALQARLVLFAVCDESGSPILEPADLNQFGVGLVDALAQEIARRNGIDGQGAGEPGKGPSPTTPS
- a CDS encoding phage tail assembly protein T; translation: MSAAEFAFWKAYRDRHGFPVDRLEAGTVLAGVATARAMGSKVEPKHLIPRFGPQRVSMKTLAAQLAALPGAKVRYIPRPDRKPKQLPPAPDGPGPAPKVLNPRR
- a CDS encoding phage tail tape measure protein is translated as MAYNAIASGSAILTTNADGLTAGLAKASKDMDKWSRDANGRMRDASGKFVSTGAKGLTGQIAGLNGASNGALAGMGATLGTAIGGPIGAAIGGAIGSALGTAAGKAKELLGSIVDTLSDTSKQGAMAKALGLTSEQFTGMAGVAKSVGEDTREFLESLVTMGKLGTDAARGTEQASLAFQGLGLNAEEFIKLRADEQFFQIFDALGKVQDPLQRTRLLMQAFGEDGGKYLLPLLGKAPSELRQMADSLAVTTAEMEKATAASGAFKRLETLGNKLWRGLAVAAAPGLEMLADFGTSALRAVQPVLDLISAGADRVWRGMRTTLEGITAFSSRLWERIQPRVRPIFDWLDRAWETTKWLAGAAWDGIVSLVVPAVEKIVDWIADAVTAVSDWGKGVVGLTGDWAKAETFIVKAFRTIGTAGAAAWDTLRVGAGFLAIGIGKVIEYLGKLGSQYLFVVKGMVGVAAKFGIMNESLKGLEKFAEQWDKMAKDVGKDIGAWGKQMVKTGDATVKQFNRWVNALQMPWGRGRQGRLGGDFGGPEGGALGGEDETPSSWKLSEALEKGTKEAYSLVLKNQMRALYGPEDTAKKHLDVAKETKKVAEKSLDQQKRMADRLSKIGRT